The DNA region AGTTGGACACCTCGCAGGGAAATGGCCTTGGCCAGCTGAATGCTGTCTTTGCGCGGCGCTGTCGCGTGCATGGTATAGAAGGTCGCGACTGCCCCATCTTCCCCACCAACCATCGCCTTTACTTCCCAGCGAACATCGGGCAGCCACGAAAACAGCTTCTGCATTCCGGACACGATTTCGTCGACCCCGCGCTTCGTGCGCATTTGAGACACTTCATCGTGCGTCGCGTCATCGCGATACAATTCACGGATCGTATCGGGATCATGATTGTCGTAAGCAGCGTAGAGCTTCTTTGCGATCCCGATCGGGGTTAGTTCGACCGACAACCTCATGCTCGCGCCTCCAAATCGATACCGTGCATGTAGCGACCATGCCCGTAGAGCAATGGCGGGCGAGGGCCCGGAGCATCGATGCTCTCGATTGCAGCGATCGCAACGAGATGGCTGCCGACGATCAATTGCTCGACCGTCCGGCATGTGAAAACCACCGACGCATCTCGCACCTTAGGTATCCCGTTCGCTCCCAACACTCTCTCTGCCGGCAAGACATGTTCATCGACGTACTTGTCGCCATTCGGACGCGAACAAACCTCCGAAAGATGACGTTGGTCCTGACTGAGAAGATTGACGGCGAACCGCCCGAAATCGCGAACGTCCGCTGCAGTAACGGTCTTGCTGTTCAGACAGACCAGAATCGTGGGGGGATCCATGCAGATCGAGGTGAACGAATTAATCGTCATTCCCCATGGTCTACCGTCGTGCCAGGTAGTTACGACACTCACACTTCCGACAAAGTGACGCATCGCCGCCCGAAACGCATTCGCGTCCACTTCGGTTTGCGAAGACGAACATCTGGCGGCTATTCCTCCGACTTTTTTCGCTCTCTTCATCGCGCGCCTCGTTGCGACAATTCTTCTGTCGAAGAGGCTAGGTGGCGTCGGCGTCAAAATCTAATCGATATTTGAAATCCCAACTATCCGTGGCATGGATCACTCGGCTGCTGCGATGCAGCGACAGGATCGGATGCCCGCAAACGCGTCAATCGATGAACGAATAAGCGGACGCTGCACACATAGCCCTTCAGCTCGGGTGAATGCCGCTCCGCCAGGTCGCGATCGTCGGCTTCGCATTTGCGTGGTGCGTTATCGTTCAGTTTGCTAGGCTCGCCCCTTTCATTGGGGGACTGCGATGAACCTGCGAAACATCGATCTGAATCTCCTTGTGATCCTTGATGCTCTCCTCACCGAACGAAACGTCAGTCGAGCCGGGGAACGTATCGGGCTCAGTCAATCGGCGATGAGCGCCGCACTCGCTCGGCTTCGCGACATCTTCGGTGATCCGTTGCTCGTGCGCGCCGGCCGGGATTTGGTCCTGACGCGAAATGCAGAAGAGCTGATCGTTCCGCTAAAAGACGCGCTGAATAGGATCGAACAGACTCTGCTGCGGCGTCCGAGTTTCGATCCCGCAAGTGATGCCAGAACATTTTCTATTAGCGCATCCGATTATGCGGGATTGGTCCTTTTGACTCCGCTCGTCCGAATGATTGCAAACGAGGCTCCGAATGTGACCATACATCTGCTGCCCCGAGCGCGAGACGCCGCGCGCGTTTTGCAGACCAATCAGGCCGACATCGTTATCGAGCCCACCGAACTGTTCGGTTCAAGTGATTACCCGAGCTGCGCGCTGCTGAGCGATCGCTGGCTTTGCGCCGTCGATGCCGATCACCCTGATATCGCCGGTGATGTGCTTACCGAGGAACAATTTCTTCAATTGCCCCACCTCGTTTACGGGATCGGCACTGATAGGCAACTGAACCTCGCCGACCAGCACCTTGCAAACGCGGGCATAGCCCGCCGCATCCAGGTGACGGTTGAAAGCTTTCTGCTCAATCCGTTTCTAATTCAGGGGACTCGATTGGTGAGTCTCGTCCTGGAGCGGGCCGCCAAGAAGCTAGCCGCGACATTGAAGATTAGATTGCTCGCGCCTCCGCACGCCCTCCCGGATATTCATGAGGCCATGTACTGGCACCCCCGCCATACTACCGACCCAGGACATAAGTGGCTGCGCGAAAAGCTTTCATCCGTGGCCAAAGAAATGAGCTGAACCTGAAACATCCAGAAGTTTCGCGACACCCCGTGGGCGGACGGCGGCGACGGCGGCGATTGTGCGCCTGCGCCAAGCAGGCGCCCCAGCCTACGAATTTACCTATTCATACGGACAATTCTTGAATTATTGCCGAGACTTATCCATTAGCAGCAATCGCTCTGCAATCAGGTCAATCGCTCGGGGGCGACGGCACGTTCGGCCAGGTAGACCTTTACGATTACCGGCTTTCGAACCAAGGTCGCCATGTCCGAGTTCCCGAAGGGCGCTCCTTCGCCCGCCTCGATTGTTGACGCGCTGAAAGCGGTGGCTGGCGATCCGCCAAAAGCGCGCGCCAGCTTTGCCAAAGGCCAATGCGTCCACGGCACCTACATTCCGTCAAATCAGGCGGAAGAAATTACTAGATCGCGAAGCTT from Bradyrhizobium sp. B124 includes:
- a CDS encoding nuclear transport factor 2 family protein, coding for MRLSVELTPIGIAKKLYAAYDNHDPDTIRELYRDDATHDEVSQMRTKRGVDEIVSGMQKLFSWLPDVRWEVKAMVGGEDGAVATFYTMHATAPRKDSIQLAKAISLRGVQLVKIEGGLIRCSEDYWDAATLQRQLS
- a CDS encoding flavin reductase family protein, with translation MKRAKKVGGIAARCSSSQTEVDANAFRAAMRHFVGSVSVVTTWHDGRPWGMTINSFTSICMDPPTILVCLNSKTVTAADVRDFGRFAVNLLSQDQRHLSEVCSRPNGDKYVDEHVLPAERVLGANGIPKVRDASVVFTCRTVEQLIVGSHLVAIAAIESIDAPGPRPPLLYGHGRYMHGIDLEARA
- a CDS encoding LysR family transcriptional regulator, whose translation is MNLRNIDLNLLVILDALLTERNVSRAGERIGLSQSAMSAALARLRDIFGDPLLVRAGRDLVLTRNAEELIVPLKDALNRIEQTLLRRPSFDPASDARTFSISASDYAGLVLLTPLVRMIANEAPNVTIHLLPRARDAARVLQTNQADIVIEPTELFGSSDYPSCALLSDRWLCAVDADHPDIAGDVLTEEQFLQLPHLVYGIGTDRQLNLADQHLANAGIARRIQVTVESFLLNPFLIQGTRLVSLVLERAAKKLAATLKIRLLAPPHALPDIHEAMYWHPRHTTDPGHKWLREKLSSVAKEMS